One window of Micromonas commoda chromosome 1, complete sequence genomic DNA carries:
- the MCM9 gene encoding minichromosome maintenance protein (expressed) translates to MILIFGLFVDFFTCRWSTPTISFLRAYLILGLLEYLYTFVIPGICACWSSGRQGGVLVYYSQLGLSSEGLSSEGLRLSFEDLLMGESYRSQMHGILLVIVFFVMVALMRSHAAILGLSANSIKYSARVRLDFHRIALLQLGSFVSQLCAPYSGHILTIQGTVTRVSAVRSCEVEQLFECDFCKHRFSVPVSQGQKLYFAAPKTCPRSLTSASTAAKPDAAACAGTSFSVVQTKLPILNDFQEIHVQDSSWAFSERTKTCLQLDLTLLGTDGWFKKRQNQRTSNIKAPQRSIAVILVDDLVDKCRPGDDICITVTVLSRWLKARCGQRAEVEMICSAISVSYLPNGMFCEHQRACKEDVDDFASFWRYGAHHTTASRLEEPAAAKMQQTICAGRDLLLDSFCPQLFQLYPAKLAFLLSLVGGVSYIEYETGNHNRNECHVLLIGDPGTGKSQLLKYVAKLAPKSVNATGTGLTSAGLTATMRKGKDSNSWILDAGVLVLADSGVCCIDQFEKISGAQLAAFQEAMEQQTLSITMETMVARLQTRCSLFASANPVAGRIDTALSLSANTGLQSPILSRFDCILVFKDDMSSRHDRAISSHLTSHNQRNYVDNINHELSAIDRVDNERKSSLMNRQGFSCQALNRGKGYLSFKAKDTHAGMLSQNRHKLWSFQHVRRYVLLVRYAIDPVLSSEAEMLIRGFYQVCRRERAGLSARPTIRLLVSLIRLSQAHAKLLWNQQVRGGDVVVAVDILKASNDYTLPAHLGSTCSTLMPEASAMLQREIQLIGDIERVLGPSW, encoded by the exons GGGACTGAGCTCGGAGGG TTTGAGACTTTCTTTCGAGGATCTTCTCATGGGCGAGTCCTATCGAAGCCAGATGCATGGAATACTACTGGTAATTGTGTTTTTCGTCATGGTCGCTCTCATG CGATCACATGCCGCCATTCTTGGCTTGTCGGCGAACTCCATAAAGTATTCTGCGCGCGTGAGACTTGATTTCCATCGGATTGCTCTTTTGCAGTTGGGTTCTTTTGTTTCCCAGTTGTGCGCACCTTACAGCGGACACATACTAACCATACAGGGTACTGTGACGCGAGTGTCGGCCGTAAGATCTTGTGAGGTCGAGCAGCTTTTTGAATGTGACTTTTGCAAACATCGATTTTCAGTCCCTGTCAGCCAAGGACAAAAACTTTACTTTGCCGCGCCTAAAACCTGTCCACGGAGCTTGACTTCAGCAAGTACAGCTGCTAAACCAGATGCAGCGGCTTGCGCGGGCACATCGTTCTCTGTAGTACAGACGAAACTGCCAATCTTAAATGACTTTCAGGAAATTCATGTTCAAGACTCTTCTTGGGCATTTTCTGAAAGAACCAAAACATGTTTGCAGCTTGACTTGACATTGTTGGGTACAGATGGATGGTTTAAGAAACGACAAAACCAAAGAACATCGAACATCAAAGCTCCGCAACGTTCAATAGCGgtcatcctcgtcgacgatctGGTTGATAAGTGCAGGCCAGGCGACGATATATGTATCACCGTGACTGTTCTGTCACGTTGGCTCAAAGCGAGATGCGGGCAACGAGCTGAAGTTGAAATGATATGCAGCGCAATTTCTGTTTCATATCTGCCGAATGGAATGTTTTGTGAGCATCAGCGGGCTTGCAAAGAGGACGTCGATGATTTTGCATCATTCTGGCGTTATGGAGCACATCACACAACAGCATCAAGATTGGAAGAACCAGCTGCTGCAAAGATGCAGCAGACAATCTGTGCAGGTCGTGATTTGCTTCTTGACAGCTTTTGTCCTCAACTTTTTCAGCTGTATCCTGCTAAACTGGCGTTCTTGTTGTCGCTCGTTGGCGGGGTCTCGTACATAGAATACGAAACAGGAAATCACAACCGAAACGAGTGCCACGTACTACTGATCGGCGACCCTGGAACCGGCAAGTCACAACTATTAAAGTATGTTGCAAAACTAGCACCTAAAAGTGTCAACGCAACCGGCACAGGATTAACTTCAGCGGGTTTGACAGCAACGATGAGGAAAGGAAAGGATTCAAATAGTTGGATCCTTGACGCAGGTGTATTAGTTCTCGCAGACAGCGGAGTGTGTTGCATCGACCAGTTCGAAAAGATTAGCGGCGCACAACTTGCGGCTTTTCAAGAAGCTATGGAGCAACAGACGCTATCAATTACTATGGAGACCATGGTAGCACGACTGCAAACCCGTTGCTCGCTGTTTGCATCGGCAAATCCTGTTGCAGGCCGAATCGATACGGCGTTGTCCCTTTCTGCTAATACCGGATTACAATCACCAATACTTTCTCGTTTTGATTGCATTTTAGTTTTCAAGGATGACATGAGCTCTAGACACGATCGAGCTATATCCTCACATTTGACTTCGCATAATCAGCGCAATTATGTCGACAATATAAATCACGAACTGTCAGCTATTGACCGTGTGGATAATGAACGAAAATCTTCTTTGATGAACCGTCAGGGATTTTCATGTCAAGCGTTGAATAGAGGCAAGGGATACTTGTCGTTCAAAGCGAAAGATACGCACGCTGGCATGCTTTCACAAAATCGACATAAATTGTGGTCATTTCAACATGTCAGACGTTACGTATTGTTGGTGCGTTATGCCATTGACCCAGTTCTGTCTAGCGAAGCAGAAATGCTAATTCGAGGCTTTTATCAAGTTTGCCGCCGAGAACGAGCTGGGCTTTCAGCACGGCCAACCATTCGTCTTCTGGTGAGTTTGATCCGTCTTTCTCAGGCGCATGCAAAGCTACTTTGGAACCAGCAagttcgcggcggagatgtgGTTGTTGCTGTGGATATCCTTAAAGCCTCGAACGACTATACACTGCCCGCTCACCTCGGCAGTACATGTAGCACGCTGATGCCTGAAGCAAGCGCGATGTTGCAAAGAGAGATTCAGCTTATCGGTGATATTGAACGCGTGCTTGGGCCCTCGTGGTGA
- the TAF10 gene encoding transcription initiation factor TFIID sub.10 → MTLLHDQTSTDETLDGLSKNELAQFFSDLDELAPTIPDALTNHYLKISGVTNADRRITRLVSLAAQKFISQIVTDARICARQRMEMQPKDKRAKGLDPKDRRVVLTEEDLMAALADYGLDIRKPAYFAGGVAE, encoded by the exons ATGACTCTACTTCACGATCAAACGAGCACCGACGAGACACTGG ATGGTCTATCAAAAAATGAGTTGGCACAATTTTTTAGCGAtctcgatgagctcgcaCCCACG ATCCCCGACGCGCTCACCAACCACTATCTGAAGATCAGCGGCGTGACAAATGCAGACAGGCGTATCACGCGACTTGTTTCACTTGCAGCGCAAAAATTCATTTCTCAGATCGTGACTGACGCGAGGATTTGCGCACGACAGCGTATGGAAATGCAGCCGAAAGACAAACGCGCGAAAGGGTTGGACCCAAAGGACAGGCGAGTTGTGCTGACCGAGGAAGATCTTATGGCTGCACTGGCTGACTATGGCTTGGACATAAGGAAACCGGCTTATTTTGCTGGCGGCGTTGCTGAATAA
- the TIM17 gene encoding mitochondrial import inner membrane translocase (Has Sam_1 and Tim17 domains; The pre-protein translocase of the mitochondrial outer membrane (Tom) allows the import of pre-proteins from the cytoplasm) — protein sequence MFGGLEEKKNEFESWMRAQPPAVEIGITSATSAIQGGILGFTLGTVNQSIEKQAANMPNKSVMPTSGSFSGPPRVLALNLAVFTAVQGGLTLAVKRYRGVDDIQTNMIGMFGAGAALSLTTNIAGNQPAAPGQVKPSTPLGYMTDAARTGALFAALNGAFMKIGQMLSGKDSSQDVYYYHTICMLNALGLEKYERNFRKGMLMDDCLALLSDSALREVKIPPGPRLKILNYVAASKVSSQFDVVQDSSFGVDDVRHA from the exons ATGTTCGGAGGTTTGGAAGAGAAGAAAAACGAATTTGAGTCATGGATGCGAGCGCAGCCCCCAGCG GTTGAAATTGGGATAACCTCCGCAACAAGCGCAATACAAG GCGGCATTCTTGGCTTCACTCTAGGGACTGTCAATCAGAGCATCGAGAAACAGGCCGCAAACATGCCGAATAAATCCGTGATGCCTACGAGTGGTTCTTTCTCTGGCCCTCCAAGAGTTCTTGCCTTGAACCTCGCGGTTTTCACCGCAGTGCAAGGAGGACTTACACTTGCTGTCAAGAGATACAGAGGAGTGGATGATATCCAGACGAACATGATCGGTATGTTTGGCGCTGGTGCTGCCTTGTCACTTACGACGAACATCGCGGGTAATCAGCCGGCTGCGCCAGGACAAGTAAAACCTTCGACGCCTTTGGGCTATATGACAGACGCCGCCCGCACCGGAGCCCTCTTCGCCGCACTGAATGGAGCTTTCATGAAAATCGGGCAAATGTTGTCCGGAAAAGACTCTTCACAGGATGTATACTATTATCATACAATTTGCATGCTAAATGCACTTGGACTTGAAAAGTACGAAAGAAATTTTAGGAAGGGCATGCTCATGGACGATTGCCTAGCCCTTCTTTCTGATAGTGCACTGCGAGAAGTCAAGATACCTCCAGGTCCTCGCCTCAAGATATTGAACTATGTGGCTGCCAGCAAGGTCAGCTCACAGTTCGACGTTGTACAAGACAGTTCCTTTGGAGTGGACGACGTGAGGCACGCATGA
- the PSP5 gene encoding mitochondrial carrier family (S-adenosylmethionine~Alternative splicing variant 1), giving the protein MRHSRVARPRRRDTLISRGSSLVASPSALPSTTGFLGNISAVFPMADVLAGAAARAASQSTIHPLDTIKVRMQAALKGNSANIKQMTTTSVQTVSTGKYGIGIGQATTPSGSLPKSMAVATGAMLGKVQAEVGSLYKGVLGAASGAGFAIGAYFAFYGVAKKLLETHSDYSVSTIAFLAGGIGAFGSSIVKVPAAVCIRSVQANIYPNVIVAARQITSAAGPRGLFTGYLPTLLEDVPDMAVKFAAYETMRTMHRRLTGRKQEDAAAAADISIGLIAGALAAGATTPLDVVKTRMMCNASQRPSFTGAIAGVWRDSPAGLGRVQAFFTGVGPRAFSNGINSAIFFCFFEMMRASLKRWEERRKLLLESRALYKNEMSVLQNPADGTKKRVFKANRGGA; this is encoded by the coding sequence ATGCGGCATAGTAGAGTCGCCCGACCACGCCGCAGGGACACTTTGATATCAAGAGGAAGCTCTCTCGTGGCCTCACCTTCTGCACTGCCTTCAACCACAGGATTTCTAGGCAATATTTCTGCAGTGTTTCCTATGGCAGATGTTTTGGCCGGTGCAGCggcacgcgccgcgtcgcagagCACCATTCATCCCTTGGATACGATAAAAGTTCGAATGCAAGCTGCCTTGAAAGGTAACAGTGCGAACATCAAGCAGATGACAACAACATCTGTGCAAACAGTTAGCACGGGAAAATACGGCATAGGAATCGGACAGGCCACGACACCATCGGGATCTTTACCCAAATCAATGGCAGTTGCGACGGGCGCTATGTTGGGCAAAGTTCAGGCAGAAGTCGGGAGTCTATACAAAGGTGTCCTTGGTGCAGCTAGTGGTGCTGGTTTTGCAATAGGAGCTTATTTCGCATTTTACGGGGTTGCGAAGAAACTGCTCGAAACGCATTCCGACTATTCCGTCTCGACGATAGCTTTTTTAGCTGGCGGCATCGGAGCGTTTGGATCTTCTATTGTCAAGGTACCCGCAGCGGTGTGTATACGATCTGTTCAAGCAAACATCTATCCAAATGTTATAGTAGCCGCAAGACAGATTACTTCTGCAGCTGGGCCGCGCGGCTTATTCACGGGTTATCTACCCACTCTTCTCGAGGATGTCCCAGACATGGCTGTTAAGTTTGCTGCATATGAAACGATGCGCACAATGCATCGTCGTCTAACAGGAAGAAAACAAGAGGACGCTGCGGCAGCTGCCGATATTTCTATAGGTCTTATAGCAGGTGCACTCGCTGCAGGGGCCACGACACCTCTTGACGTTGTCAAAACTCGAATGATGTGCAATGCTTCCCAGCGCCCATCGTTCACGGGCGCAATAGCTGGAGTCTGGCGTGACTCGCCAGCTGGTTTGGGCCGAGTCCAAGCGTTTTTCACCGGTGTCGGCCCTCGAGCTTTCTCAAATGGCATAAACTCTGCCATCTTTTTTTGTTTCTTTGAAATGATGCGCGCTTCACTCAAGAGATGGGAGGAACGAAGGAAGCTTCTATTGGAGTCTCGCGCGCTTTACAAGAATGAAATGTCCGTCCTGCAAAACCCAGCAGACGGCACAAAAAAAAGAGTGTTTAAGGCCAATCGTGGCGGCGCGTAA
- the PSP5 gene encoding prasinophyte-specific protein (expressed~Alternative splicing variant 2), with product MLTLKRQSRSGSISRFLGNPVRIFHSLLFICALEVLFWSFCLFTCQSTVGWSGAARAYYTRETLNLKSTTGEALDAPVPAIDVRILELTLKAETAWHQRAFATLYAALNHLPLQQSSSVLAHSLLFPEKAFSTDSFSKSGAVLNFETE from the exons ATGTTAACATTGAAACGTCAGAGTCGTTCGGGCAGCATAAGCCGCTTCCTCGGCAATCCCGTGCGCATATTTCATAGCCTCTTGTTTATCTGCGCCCTAGAG GTATTGTTCTGGTCGTTCTGTCTATTCACTTGCCAATCTACTGTCGGTTGGAGTGGTGCAGCGCGAGCCTACTACACGCGAGAAACG CTGAACCTTAAATCGACAACTGGTGaagccctcgacgccccggtGCCCGCAATAGACGTTCGCATTTTAGAACTAACCTTGAAG GCCGAAACTGCCTGGCACCAGCGAGCCTTTGCAACCTTGTACGCTGCTCTTAATCACTTACCACTTCAACAATCGAGCTCGGTTCTAGCACATTCGCTGCTTTTCCCA GAGAAGGCGTTCAGTACAGACTCCTTCAGTAAATCTGGTGCAGTGCTCAACTTTGAGACTGAATAG
- the Nop53 gene encoding nucleolar protein (involved in rRNA maturation) codes for MRGESSSKRARTRMDLGEAEYMDTRRQDSRMGGSTDASPDDTIFFLDNGGGSAASVRTPKEKARARVLRIDAIMSKQATSKPFPVATHQRCQASSSSKRFLRASKISKLHTNYGRVSEVREDADHVTRTSRENTQFGAFTLNGLVSGASDTPKGADLYNLWGGKGRDRRKFTHTSDETIVPAASSLFAEATHLGLHQLCGQSWKRRKFNRRNTPNVDIAQVSAVDIDAAGSSYNPPEDARQDVVAKEVGRIISTTLRKHFDPGRAPVPGKETETCLNGELHYVHDYSEEEGGDVNEGCKNPEVTRVGKLSKAQKNKQTRRKKQQADEETNKRAKRQRRDISSLNELALQINKEEEVKRERLARRKVTRHERIFKAPSRLGKYTYQSEPAPVLLTEELTGSLRTVAGTHTLIRERLKSLQRRALVEPRRKVDKTKSKSYIRYQPGEKGERESDMHKKKLGAREN; via the coding sequence ATGAGGGGAGAAAGCTcgtcgaagcgcgcgcgcacaCGGATGGATCTTGGTGAGGCCGAATACATGGACACTCGGCGCCAGGACAGCAGAATGGGTGGTTCGACGGATGCTTCACCGGACGACACTATTTTCTTTCTCGacaacggcggcggttcggcGGCCAGCGTTCGCACTCCCAAGGAGAAAGCTCGCGCGAGAGTGCTTCGGATAGATGCCATCATGTCGAAGCAGGCGACATCGAAGCCTTTTCCAGTCGCCACGCATCAAAGGTGCCAGGCATCATCATCTTCAAAACGCTTTTTGAGAGCCAGCAAAATATCAAAGCTTCATACAAACTATGGAAGGGTCTCTGAGGTCCGTGAAGACGCTGACCATGTCACAAGAACATCGCGTGAGAATACGCAGTTCGGGGCGTTTACCCTCAACGGCCTGGTCAGCGGTGCTTCGGACACACCCAAAGGAGCGGATCTATATAACCTGTGGGGTGGGAAGGGGAGGGACAGACGGAAGTTTACTCACACTAGTGATGAAACGATCGTTCCTGCTGCTTCTTCATTATTTGCAGAAGCAACACATTTAGGATTGCACCAGCTCTGTGGCCAAAGCTGGAAAAGAAGAAAGTTCAATCGCCGGAACACCCCAAACGTAGATATCGCACAGGTAAGTGCAGTAGATATTGATGCCGCAGGAAGCTCATACAACCCTCCAGAAGATGCACGTCAAGACGTGGTTGCCAAGGAAGTTGGGAGGATAATCTCCACAACGCTTAGAAAGCATTTCGATCCAGGCAGGGCACCAGTCCCCGGCAAAGAAACGGAAACATGCCTGAATGGGGAGCTGCACTATGTCCATGATTATTCGGAGGAGGAAGGCGGAGATGTAAACGAGGGATGCAAGAACCCGGAAGTGACACGCGTGGGAAAGTTGTCGAAAGCGCAGAAGAATAAACAAACGAGACGAAAGAAGCAGCAGGCAGATGAGGAGACAAACAAACGGGCGAAACGGCAGCGTCGAGATATCAGCAGCCTGAACGAGTTGGCCTTGCAGATAAACAAAGAGGAGGAAGTAAAGCGAGAAAGGCTCGCTCGTCGCAAAGTGACCAGACATGAAAGAATATTCAAGGCACCTTCCAGGTTGGGGAAATACACTTATCAATCCGAGCCCGCGCCAGTATTACTCACAGAGGAGCTCACTGGCAGCCTCCGAACGGTCGCTGGAACTCACACGCTCATACGCGAGCGGCTGAAGAGTttgcagcgccgcgcgctagTTGAGCCGCGCAGGAAGGTTGATAAGACAAAGAGCAAGAGTTATATCAGATACCAGCCAGGTGAGAAAGGAGAAAGGGAATCTGATATGCACAAGAAGAAACTGGGTGCGAGAGAGAATTAG